The DNA sequence GCAGGCATGGACCCGGAGTTTTATATTAGGAACCGCGCATTTTAGTTTCCGAACGATCCCGACCACAAAGTGAAAGCACTTCGAGGTCGGGATCAAAAAATCTTCTCTTAAATTCCCTAATAATCCCTCGTATGGATCAAAAAAACTCAATTTCCCTCAATCGGCGGTGGCCCCTCTGGCAAAATAGCCTTGTACTCGGAATCACCTCTACGCTCTTTAAACTCCGCTTGTATCTCTTTCACCAATTCCGGGTTTTCGTAAAGGTCCACCATGGTCATGGAAAGTGCCTTGGCGGCGTAGACCATTCCTTTGTGCCCGATGCTCATGCCGCCACAAGCGACTACAGCCCACGAGTGCCAGGGCGTATCTTTAGGAGCCGTCGTCACGCGTAGCCGTATTTCAGGCACCAGCCAACTAACATCCCCTACATCGGTAGAACCACCGCTTGGATTCTCAGCGGTTTCTTTAAAAGGCTGTACACTACCATCAATGCCCACCAGCGGCTTGCCGGTCGCTCTTTGAATACCCCGCCCGAAGGCCGCTTCTGCCTCGTTGTACTTGATGGGGCCCAGGAATTCCAGATTAGCGTGCATGGCTGCACCTCCCGTACGGTTAGGAAGCACTTCGTGCAGACCTGATACCAAGGTGATTTCGTAGTCAACATTGGCCATAATTGCTGCACCACGGGCAATCTCCTGCACGCGTTCCCATACGGGCATCATCCCTTCGCGGTCGCGGTCGCGAACGCGTACCCACATTCTGGCGTAGTCGGGCACCACGTTGACCACATCACCTGCTTGCTGCATGTGGGTATGGATGCGTACAGTAGGCTTGATGTGTTCGCGGTAAGCATTGATACCCGCCGACATCAGCTCCATGGCATCCGAGGCACTACGGCCGTTCCAGGGATCTCCGGCCGCGTGCGCTGCCTGTCCGCGAAATTCTACCACGAAATCTACCAGCGCCAGCGAGCTCTGCACATCGGCTTCAATCCGCGAGCTGGGGTGCCAGTCGAGACAAACATCCAGGTCGTCAAACATGCCAGCCCGGGCCATGAACAGCTTGCCAAAGTACTTCTCTTCGGCCGGGGTGCCGTAAAAGCGAATGGTTCCTTTCAATTTGCCAGCAGCAATCAGTTCCTTAATGGCCACAGCAGCCCCCAGGCTACCCGCACCAAAGAGGTTGTGCCCACAGCCATGGCCAGCACCGCCTTCTTCAATAGGTGTTTTCTCTGGATTGACATCTTGTGATAATCCCGGCAGGGCATCAAATTCTCCGAGGATACCAATGATCGGATGGCCTTCGCCAAACTCTGCGGTGAAGCCGGTGGGCATTTCTGCTACGCCGCGTTCTACCCGAAAACCATTCTTTTCCGCGTAGGCCGCCAACAATTCTGCCGACCCCGTTTCTTCAAAGGCCGTTTCGGCTAAAGCCCATATTTCATCGCTGATCTTTATTAAATCATCGGATTGTGCTTCAATGGATGCGATCACAGCGGCTTTGTTATCGGAATTTTGTCCAAAACAAATACCGCAGAGGTAAACCATCAGGCAGGTAAAAAGCGTTTTATACATAATGATTGGATTGATGTTTGATATGCTATAAGATTCCAAAATACAAATAATGCAAGCTTTGCTGAAATATATCCGCTACACTTTATCCTTAGCGCTCCTGTCCTTGATCGTTTCCTCTTGTCTTACTGCTCAGGAGGCTTCTGTAAAAAGCAATAGCTACGGCCTAATGCTAAAAACCCTCCTCTCTCATACTGTTCCCGAAATAAATGTGCCCGACGCGGCAGAAAAACCCGCGAATACGGTGTTTCTTGATGCGCGCGAGCGCAAAGAGTA is a window from the Lewinella sp. LCG006 genome containing:
- a CDS encoding amidohydrolase; this translates as MYKTLFTCLMVYLCGICFGQNSDNKAAVIASIEAQSDDLIKISDEIWALAETAFEETGSAELLAAYAEKNGFRVERGVAEMPTGFTAEFGEGHPIIGILGEFDALPGLSQDVNPEKTPIEEGGAGHGCGHNLFGAGSLGAAVAIKELIAAGKLKGTIRFYGTPAEEKYFGKLFMARAGMFDDLDVCLDWHPSSRIEADVQSSLALVDFVVEFRGQAAHAAGDPWNGRSASDAMELMSAGINAYREHIKPTVRIHTHMQQAGDVVNVVPDYARMWVRVRDRDREGMMPVWERVQEIARGAAIMANVDYEITLVSGLHEVLPNRTGGAAMHANLEFLGPIKYNEAEAAFGRGIQRATGKPLVGIDGSVQPFKETAENPSGGSTDVGDVSWLVPEIRLRVTTAPKDTPWHSWAVVACGGMSIGHKGMVYAAKALSMTMVDLYENPELVKEIQAEFKERRGDSEYKAILPEGPPPIEGN